ATGAGTGCTTCCCCTTCACTTAAGCGCGCCAGAAAAAGAGAATCCGGCTCCTTGAGGGTTATGACCAGGGTGTTTGGGTCAGGGGTCTCGATCCGGGCAATACCCATCAGGTGTCCGTTATTTCCTCTGGATATGATCCGCTGAAGATTCCAGGCAGCCACCTTGGAAGTGAAGCGTTCACGGTTATGATATCTGGTTTTTTTACTCAGAAGGAAGGTGTAAATACGGCCATCCATGGAAATCGTCCAGCTTTCAGCCAGACCGGGTGCCAGGTTACCATTCCTGTTCACCCTGGCCAGGCCTTCGAAGATGTTGGCGCAGACGATTTTATGGGTAGCGGTAGAAAGGTTTATGGTCGGGTCCAGGCCGTGCGGCTCATTTGGCAGTGAAACCACCAGATGCCCTCCTTTAATCGGGGCAGGGCGTAGAGACCGGGTTACGTCAGCCTCGGCCTGAGAGATAGCTGGCGCGGCTGTCCACGTCAGGAAACAAAATAGAATGAAAAACTTAATCTGAAGCCTGCCTCTCATATTCTCCTCTGTCCTTCTCTGATCCCGAGGTCCGGCCAATATATCTCAGATCGGTCTTATAATCCAGACAGGTATCCTCTCCAGGTTAATCAGGCAGGGTCTGATCAAATGAGGCTGGTTAAAATACTGTTTTCCCTGACGTGTTTTAAAAGGAAGTATGAAAGCGCACAGGGGTCTCCTCTGCCTTAGCAAAGGCTCCCTTTGCAGATTATTCTGTTTGAGTCAGCTACCTGGCCATCCACCTTTTTCTCATGAATCGAGCTTTACTGAAGGCGCTTATTTTTTTAAGCTGTTCCTCGGTAAATATCTCTTTGGCCTCTTGTATGGTCTTCAAACTCTCAATAAAAAATACAGCGCGGTTAGCCGCTCTTTTTTTGATGTTTTCTTCTAGGGCTAAATAATCAAAGGGTTCATTATCCAGCAGCTTTTTCATTTCGAGCAAAAGCTTTTGGTTTTTCTCTTTCAAGACCAGTAATTTTTCTTCCAGAGAAAAGGAGATTTCTTTGAGTCTGGCCAGTTGTTCGTCAGTCAGGTTCAGATTTTCCTTGTGTCTTTTAAGGACGAAATAAGACCTGACCGGTGACATCCACTGCATGCCCCATTTGGCCCGGTGCATGGGCCTTTGGGGCGCCTGGGCATGGGCAAAGGCAGTGCCGAGAAAAACCAGGATGATGCAAAGGACCAAGGCATAGGTAATGTTTCTCTTCATTTTTATCCTCCTTGGTTAATTTATTTTTAAGGAGAAATGGGTCACCTGAATTACATAAAACCAAAGAAATAGATATCACATCAATCTCGTTCATGCCAGTCCTTATTTCTCCAGGGGCCTTAATTTCGGAAGCCCTCGCTTTTTTTTATTGCAATTCTTGTTAATTATGTCTTAATAACAAAATCGAATCTAAAGAAACACAATGACAGAGGTAGCAGCCTCTATTTATAAGGAGAGGCTTTGTCGCAGATCAAGCATAATAGCTTGCCAACATTTTGGTGGAAATAGCTACTTACCCTTAAAGGGTTGCAACCGTTATCTTAAGGATAAACACAATTAAAAAGTGAGGCAGGTCATGAGCAGAAAATTTTATCAAAAGGTGGGGTTACTGGTACTGGTGCTGGTCTTTGGCCTTTGTTCAACCGCCTGGGCCGCTGATTATTATGTCAAGACGTCGGCAAACGGCGGAAGCGATGCCAACAGCGGCCTGGATTGGGCCAATGCCAAGGCGACTATCGGCGCTGCATTGGCTCTGGCTGACGGCAGTGACGCAATTTATGTCGCCGCGGGGACATACGCGGGACCCATTACATTTCCTGAGGCCAATGGTATTCAACTGCTAGGCGGATATTCGGCCGCCGGTGGTGGAACGGCGGATCCCTGGACAAACACAACCGTTATTCAGGGGGGAGGGCCGGTTGTTTCGATACCCGGTATATTTACGGAAACCGAGCGATCCTATGTTGGCCTGGTTATCGACGGTTTTACCATCAAAAACGGCTCCGTGAGTAGTGGCTATACGGCTGGTATCCGGAGTTACTCCGCCGGTCTGACCATCAAGCGGTGTATTATTGAAAACAACATCGGAACCGGTTCGGCATATGTTGGGGGGATATACGTGCTGTCTCCGTATCATGACAGTTCGTCGGTGATTTTCCAACTTCAGGAAAGTATCATTCGGAACAACACCGGGCTTTATAGCGGCGGACTCTTTTTCGACAGTAGCGGTTATCCTCAGTTCCAAATGACCAATTGTCTGATTTACGGTAACAGTGCCACCGATACCTCGGCAAATTATGCAGTTGGCGGCGTTGCTATCGGGGGTGGCGCTCAAACCATAGCCACGAGCAGCATTATCAATTGCACCTTTGCCGACAATACATCGGCGCACCCAAGCGCTGCCGTTGGCGGCATTGCCATCAATACAGAGAGTTTTACGAGCCCCGTTAACATAATAAACAGTATCGTGTGGCATTCGTCTCTGGATGATGTTTATGCGTATGGCGGATCGGCACATTCCATCAGCTACAGCGATATTTACGACAACGATTCGGGTACCGGGGTCATCCACACCAACCCGGCGTTTGCCGGGGGCGGCGATTATCATCTGACCGCCAGTTCCGGCGGCTGTATTGACGGCGGCACATCCAGCGGCGCACCGAGTATCGATCTGGAAGGCACATCAAGGCCCCAGGGCGAGGGATATGATATAGGGGCATACGAGTATTATGGAAGCGCGCCATCAATTGATACAGAGGATATGTTTATATCGCCAACGACCTTCAGATTTCCCTGCCCTGGTGACATCATTATAACTGATGGTGATCCGCCGACCATTACGGCCGCCAATGACATTCGCCTCACAATCCCGGCCAATCTCAGTACTATCTGGGGCATAAGCAGTTGGTCTATTGATGAAGATTTTAGTACTGCTGAGGGCAAGATTGACACTAATTTTGGGAACGCCACCCTGGAAGATGGTGGTCGAACCCTTGTTATAGATGTTACGACTGACTTTGCCGCCGGTGATAAATTGAAATTTAGTTACATCTGCCGCACGGAAACAGCGGCCGAAGCCGTTTCAGGAGAGACGGGTCACCTAGGTTTAAGTGTAGATGGAGATTTGACCCCTGAGGCTGAGGATACCTATACCTGGACCGTGGCGGTTATAGGGTTGTCCTCTCAGGCTAATCAGACCTTTCAGGTCGGAGATCCGTCCACAGAAATGAGCCCCATGACCATCACCGAAGATGCTAACAATACAACAATCCAGGTGGGCATCCAGGCCATAGACATCCAAATTCCATCCATGCTCAAAATGACCTGGGATACCTCCGTGACCACAGCCACCATTACAGGTCCGGCCAGCGCAAAGGTCAGCACGACCGTTACTTACAATGCTGGTGCGGATGTGGCCTATCTCTCAGTCACAGAAAATTTTGCGCCTGGTGATTCTATCACCGTCTCTGGTTTAAGATTTACCAACTTTACCGAGGCCTCATCTGCCAAAAGCTTAACCGCGGAAACAAATTGGTTCTGCTATGGCTCTGATGACAAAACCAAAGAAATCCTTGCTGGAGCACAGTATACGCTGACGGTCAACACCGAGGGCCAAGGCAGCGTCACGCTTGAGCCTCCTGGTGGCGCCTATGATGATGCTACCGAGGTACAGTTGACCGCCGTGCCTGACACAGGCTGGTCCTTCACCGGCTGGAGCGGTGATCTTTCCGGCTCAACCAATCCCAAAACCATTACCATGGATTCCAATAAAACTGTCACGGCCACCTTTAGTGAGGTTCCGCCGACTCAGTATGACCTGACCATGAACATTAGCGGTTGTGGCAGTGTCACGCTTGATCCTCCTGGCGGCGTTTATGATGCGGGAACAGAGGTATTTCTGAGAGCCACGCCCGACACTGGCTGGGTTTTCAGCCATTGGAGCGGCAGTCTGACAGGGTCTGCCGATGATATAAACTGCCTCATGAACGCTGACCGTAATATCACGGCCAATTTTATTGAGCTGTCGTCCGAGTCTGATTCCGTTAGTGTGACTCTACCGGCGGGAGCGACTACAGCCCATTATCGAATTTTATCCATTCCTCTGATGACCGAGGCTCGCAATCCAGTGGACCTGCTCGGCCCGCAGATCGGAATCTACGATACGACCCTGATGCGTATCGCTCACTGGGATCATCATCCCGCGCCGGCGCATTTCGGGGAGTTCAACGATTGGGATGAGACCGACAACGTTAAACCTGGGGATGCGGCCTGGTTCTTGTTCCGCTATGGTAAGACACTGACCTTTGAAGGGACCAAGACGCCGACGGCTACAGGTCCTGGTGACCAGCAAGGCTACTTTGTTGACATCTACAATGGCTGGAGCCAGATTGGCAACCCCTTTAATTTTGCCATTGACGTGGACTCGATCATTGTTATTGATAGTCCGACCGGGGGCGAGGAGCTCCTGGTCAACGCAGCCAATGAAATCACCCAGCAGGTCTTTTGGGTCTGGGTAAATGGCGACTATGAACCGGCCGTGACACTGCCAGCAGGCACAGGCGGCTGGGTAAAAAAGCTGACTTCGGGCAGCGGTTCTCTCTTTTTCCCGGCCGTCCCGAGCACGCGTTCCACAAGGCATCGAGTGGTGGTGACGCGAGATGACCTGGAAAAACCGCCTGCCCCTCCCATGCCTCCGCGTTCTCAGCCTGCGGCCGAACAAGGAGGAGGCAGCGGCGGCTGCTTTATCCAGAGCCTCGAATACTGAGCTGTGGGGAATTTTTAAGTTAGAATCTCTTCGGCTTTAAACCGAATGCTTGTTTTTCCTGGGTTGCTTTGGGGTGAACATCTGGCAGGGCAGATCGGACGCCCGGACCACAATGCGCCAGGGAATGTCCCTTGATCTGAAATTCAAAGCCTGGCACGCGTAAGGCCAGTTGTGATCCCATGTAACCTTAAAGTAGCGGCATTTAAAGCAGTTGGGCCTGACCACCATGTCTCTCCTCAAGGTTCTTAAGCCTAACAGCTAGACCTGCATGAGGCAAGAGTAAAAAGCTTCCTCACGAAGCTGGGCAGGGTTGAATCAGAATTTTCAAGGCTGAAATCTCGCGATCAGATCGCTGATAAAAAATGAAAGACACAGCCTCATGACCGCGTGACCGCTGCAATTTTTTTCTTGATTCGTAAGCGTTCTCTATGATAGCTTTATTTATATAGCTAGAAATTTTATTAATTTGTTAGGGCGAATAGGAAGCGACTCGTCCGGCGCGGCAGGCGCCAAGTGAGAGCTCAAATAAAAATTTCTGAGGCAAGCCATTAAATGTAAAGCAAAAAGCAAGCTGGCTTTGGCTCCTCGGTTCACAATCTGGCCGCCCGTGTTCCAACACTAGCTGTACCTGGTCAATGGCGGTGGCCGTTTTAATCATTGCACGGGATTGACTTTTCATTGTTTAATAAGTACTATTGGATTTTATACAAGGGTGGGATGACAATATGAAAGCAAAAAGCGCTATTATCTGGATTGCCTTACTTCTTATTATCTTCCTCCTCGTGCCTTCCATCTCTGAGGCCAAGAAAAAAAGGGTCGGGGCTGTAACCGTGGTCAAAGGCAAGGCTGTCATTACTCATAAGTACAGCTGGAGAAAAACGCGGGTTAAACTTGGCACACCGGTTTATCTAAATGACCGTATCAGGACGGATAAGAACGCCAAGGTCAGGATTGTCTTTATTGACCAGAGTATCATTAGCATCGGCTCTAAAAGCGCTTTGATCATCAATGAATACGTCTTCCAGCCCAAAAAGAAGAAACGATCCTCACGTCTCCGCCTGCTCTGGGGCAAGGCCAAATGTTATGTCAATGATTTCGTGGGATACCGGGACCGGAAGTTTAATGTAGCCACCAGTACCACTATCGTGGGAGTCAGGGGGACCGTCTTCCTGGTCTGGATTATAGACGGCGAGATCACCCGCGTGGCCTCATTTGAGAACGAAATCGAGGTCCGTAACCGCTTCTCACCCGAAGACTATATCGTTGTTCCGCCTAATTTCGTTACCGATGTCATCGGAAGAAACCCACCCACCAAACCGCTTCTGCTCACAGAGGAGCAACTGAAAGAGCTGCAGGAAGGCCTGCTCGCTCAAGATCAGCAGACGACCACGACCACCCTTGGCACTACAACTGGAGAGACGACAACTGAGGAGACCACGACCGAGGAAACGACCACGGTCGCTACAACAACCGAACCTACCACTACGACTTTTCTACCAACTACGACCACAACCACTACTACGAGCACCACGAGCACGACTACCAGCACCACGAGC
The window above is part of the Deltaproteobacteria bacterium genome. Proteins encoded here:
- a CDS encoding FecR domain-containing protein, which gives rise to MKAKSAIIWIALLLIIFLLVPSISEAKKKRVGAVTVVKGKAVITHKYSWRKTRVKLGTPVYLNDRIRTDKNAKVRIVFIDQSIISIGSKSALIINEYVFQPKKKKRSSRLRLLWGKAKCYVNDFVGYRDRKFNVATSTTIVGVRGTVFLVWIIDGEITRVASFENEIEVRNRFSPEDYIVVPPNFVTDVIGRNPPTKPLLLTEEQLKELQEGLLAQDQQTTTTTLGTTTGETTTEETTTEETTTVATTTEPTTTTFLPTTTTTTTTSTTSTTTSTTSTTTTTIQTMLPEWPSVPTTTVPTELPGAPGPPSGG